The proteins below come from a single Candidozyma auris chromosome 3, complete sequence genomic window:
- the SEC1 gene encoding Sec1p, producing the protein MNIEDPSSLFNVQKRYLHERLKEITSIGGLFALVLDKQTEALLLRLFSKDALLRIVTTIEQIDAPRKLQSFLSAIYFLEPSVYNLNCISADVKVKRYKMGHALFIPFTQWDTEQIRYFQSSKFLGNPDTMRYFGGDGSTATYIQASMFPLESRVFLTNHIPYNSMPVYYNDNCSEMVLPQIRKAAKAIVNAIIVAEEYPLIRFYASPKATHQAARLPELIADEVQRQLDDYLRANTDYPPKSALEKQRAILLITDRSMDLFAPLLHEFSYQAMAMDIVQSLERERIYKYQAENEKGEQQEMTSDLDAEDDELWTSLRHMHIIEASEVIINRINDLIKNNPMMVDRSKAKTSSDLMYVVAHLHGFDEDRRQVTLHKTLIDEILDINAKRKLAEFAADFEQTCCAEGTSFEGIHNKKLHEDLIVLLAREDLHVNDKMRLVLIYGLYRGGLCESDFVKLAKFIGVKNTQIVSLVSRCFYNLYKLDFPIVKKTPKDKKVDRQFFHTINNEGTYNTSRFAPGLKRVLYNAAKYELDEDWFPYFRDKPIAEDVPKGNGLNAGLDKNNSIRNPRVKASWAPSASRHGASHKSSKNKQRIFCYVAGGVTYSEMRSAYELSQALDKDFYLGSETVLKPRDFLIGLQDIDQVKQPDSLEIPLYDEITRPRTRAPSYLFDVPKPPSQPSTTANSRPVSSTHSHTSKPSAPSNMSSSGLGSSSPNPELPPDVIGKNTPSHYQKRTSQYTTDLSGENRTSEKKPSRLRRLFK; encoded by the coding sequence ATGAACATCGAAGACCCACTGTCTCTATTCAACGTTCAAAAAAGGTACCTTCACGAGAGGCTCAAGGAAATCACCTCCATAGGAGGTCTTTTCGCCTTGGTGCTCGACAAGCAAACTGAAGCGTTGCTACTTCGacttttctccaaagatGCTTTGCTCAGAATCGTCACTACCATTGAACAGATTGACGCCCCACGAAAGCTCCAGCTGTTTCTTCTGGCCATTTATTTTCTCGAGCCTCTGGTGTATAATCTCAATTGCATCCTGGCCGACGTGAAGGTAAAAAGGTATAAGATGGGTCACGCCTTGTTTATTCCGTTCACCCAATGGGATACGGAGCAAATAAGGTACTTTCAGTCATCGAAATTCTTGGGCAATCCTGATACGATGAGGTATTTCGGCGGTGACGGCTCTACTGCTACCTATATTCAAGCGTCCATGTTCCCCTTGGAATCAAGAGTTTTTCTCACAAACCATATCCCATACAACTCAATGCCTGTTTACTATAATGACAATTGCAGTGAGATGGTCTTGCCGCAGATTAGGAAAGCGGCGAAAGCCATCGTGAATGCAATCATTGTGGCCGAGGAATACCCTCTCATACGATTCTACGCACTGCCTAAGGCCACTCACCAGGCAGCTCGTTTACCAGAACTCATAGCAGACGAAGTACAGCGCCAGCTTGACGATTACCTCCGTGCCAACACGGATTACCCTCCAAAATCGGCTTTGGAGAAACAAAGAGCCATCCTTTTGATCACTGACAGATCCATGGATTTGTTTGCTCCACTTTTGCACGAATTCTCCTACCAAGCAATGGCAATGGACATAGTGCAGAGTTTGGAGAGAGAGCGTATCTACAAGTATCAAGCTGAGAATGAGAAGGGAGAGCAACAGGAAATGACGTCTGATTTGGATGCCGAGGACGACGAACTTTGGACATCTCTTCGTCATATGCACATTATTGAAGCATCTGAGGTTATCATCAATCGTATCAATGATCTTATCAAAAACAATCCAATGATGGTTGATCGTTCGAAAGCAAAGACCTCATCTGACTTGATGTACGTTGTAGCTCACTTGCATGGGTTTGACGAAGACCGTCGTCAAGTTACTTTACACAAAACATTGATTGATGAGATCTTGGATATCAATGCAAAGAGGAAATTGGCGGAGTTTGCAGCTGATTTCGAACAAACCTGCTGCGCCGAGGGCACCTCTTTTGAAGGCATTCATAATAAAAAATTGCATGAAGATTTGATTGTCTTGCTTGCTCGTGAGGATTTGCATGTCAATGACAAAATGAGACTTGTCTTGATTTACGGACTTTACAGAGGTGGACTCTGTGAGAGTGATTTTGTGAAGCTTGCCAAGTTCATTGGCGTTAAGAACACTCAGATAGTATCACTTGTGCTGAGATGTTTTTACAACCTCTACAAGCTTGACTTTCCTATAGTGAAGAAAACCCCCAAGGACAAAAAAGTCGATAGGCAATTTTTCCacaccatcaacaatgaGGGTACTTATAATACATCAAGATTCGCCCCTGGTCTCAAGAGAGTTCTATACAATGCTGCAAAATACGAATTGGATGAGGACTGGTTCCCCTACTTTCGTGATAAACCCATTGCAGAAGATGTACCTAAAGGGAACGGTCTTAACGCTGGTTTGGATAAAAACAATTCCATCAGAAATCCTCGTGTGAAGGCATCATGGGCACCTTCGGCATCGAGACATGGAGCGAGTCATAAGAGCTCGAAGAACAAACAAAGGATCTTCTGCTACGTGGCTGGAGGAGTAACTTACTCTGAGATGCGGCTGGCATATGAGCTCTCGCAAGCGCTCGACAAGGATTTCTACTTGGGGTCAGAGACTGTGCTCAAACCAAGGGACTTTTTGATTGGTCTTCAAGACATTGACCAAGTAAAGCAGCCCGATCTGCTTGAGATCCCACTTTATGACGAGATCACCCGCCCTCGTACGCGGGCGCCATCATACTTGTTCGACGTTCCGAAGCCGCCGTCGCAGCCAAGTACTACTGCCAACTCGCGGCCCGTACTGAGCACACATAGTCATACTTCGAAGCCGTCAGCTCCACTGAACATGTCGCTGTCTGGGCTCGGAAGCAGCAGTCCAAACCCTGAATTGCCACCAGATGTGATTGGGAAAAATACGCCGCTGCACTATCAGAAACGGACTAGTCAGTATACGACGGATCTAAGCGGAGAAAACCGCACGAGCGAAAAAAAGCCGTCTAGATTAAGGAGATTGTTCAAGTGA
- the YPS7 gene encoding putative aspartic endopeptidase: MHLCWCFVWSLFYAWASAADSESSLSASASSSRLSTSTSSSADSVITVPLVAKNKGIFFNVQLGDLAVLLDLQQPDLWVPRPEALIQSYCNVSDIPGTASSSRSAALAECTSDYPYGMLYAETTLSSDSGSTSTSSVETLIDLSGNPVSIAYPNAIVAEGEVGITTFNLSDTSEGDIILDDFAFVYVNHTNMIAGGLGLADNSRGTGFLNYFVNSETIKSHAYSAFMEYMSDNTEAAGELLLGAVNKKYFEGDFVSFPILPYTGLNSGSTLPTLLLSDLRVVNGNTSQSVSLLEQDPVPVLLDTRNSFNYFPLDVIIRLALQTNAFYNKENDEWIVKCSDVEESDAELHYQFGPLTIKAPLSSLLYASSNDTPLKFSGEAKACILNVSPSSYLGYTSLGLPFLTNAYFAVDNDGKHIALGNHNKNYTANTDFSLQSGSSKSNKSDDGASLIASGTIPFASTYNYTSSATLTINPANSSAAEAVLTKYSLASIVSGEVVVSGHSSSTVGPLKLQSSRSTSSKAMAGGAFTHWDRPGKEKLLIYVSLFIFGAFVGVVI, from the coding sequence ATGCATTTGTGTTGGTGCTTCGTCTGGTCCCTTTTTTATGCGTGGGCGCTGGCGGCAGACCTGGAGTCCTCCTTGCTGGCTCTGGCTTCTCTGTCACGGCTCTCAACGTCAACTTCCTCGCTGGCTGACTCCGTCATCACAGTACCCTTGGTCGCCAAAAACAAGggcatcttcttcaatgttCAGCTTGGTGATTTGGCCGTTCTTCTCGATTTGCAGCAGCCCGACTTGTGGGTGCCCAGACCAGAGGCTTTGATCCAGCTGTATTGTAACGTCAGCGATATTCCTGGCACGGCCCTGTCATCAAGACTGGCTGCCTTGGCGGAGTGTACGTCTGACTATCCTTATGGCATGTTGTACGCGGAGACGACTCTCCTGTCAGATAGCGGTTCTACGTCGACAAGTAGCGTGGAAACCTTAATAGATTTGCTGGGGAACCCGGTTAGTATTGCATACCCGAATGCTATCGTGGCTGAAGGTGAGGTTGGTATCACCACTTTTAATCTCTCAGACACCTCGGAGGGTGATATTATCTTGGACGACTTCGCTTTTGTCTATGTCAACCATACCAACATGATCGCTGGTGGTCTAGGTTTGGCTGACAACTCTAGAGGCACTGGCTTTTTGAACTACTTTGTTAACTCAGAAACAATAAAGTCTCATGCCTACTCGGCTTTTATGGAGTATATGCTGGACAACACGGAAGCCGCCGGCGAGCTTTTATTAGGGGCagtcaacaaaaaatatTTCGAGGGCGACTTTGTCTCGTTTCCAATCCTACCATACACCGGTCTCAACTCGGGCTCGACTCTTCCCACGCTTCTATTGTCTGATCTTCGTGTTGTGAATGGAAACACCTCTCAATCCGTTTCTCTCTTGGAACAAGACCCCGTCCCTGTACTCCTTGACACTCGAAACTCATTCAATTATTTTCCTTTGGATGTCATAATTCGTTTGGCACTTCAAACAAATGCATTTTATAACAAAGAAAACGACGAATGGATCGTTAAGTGTTCTGACGTCGAGGAAAGTGATGCTGAATTGCATTACCAATTTGGTCCCTTAACTATAAAGGCACCTTTGTCGTCCCTTCTTTACGCGTCTTCCAACGATACCCCATTGAAGTTCTCTGGCGAAGCGAAGGCTTGCATCCTCAATGTCAGCCCGTCGTCGTATCTCGGCTACACATCTCTCGGGCTCCCATTCTTGACAAACGCATATTTTGCTGTGGACAATGACGGCAAACACATAGCGCTTGGTAATCACAACAAGAACTATACAGCAAATACGGATTTCTCGTTACAATCAGGAAGttccaagtccaacaaAAGCGATGATGGAGCTTCATTAATCGCATCAGGAACCATCCcatttgcatcaacatACAACTACACTCTGTCAGCAACGTTGACCATCAACCCTGCAAACTCCTCTGCAGCCGAGGCAGTTCTTACCAAGTAttctcttgcttcaatTGTCTCTGGTGAGGTTGTTGTGTCTGGGcactcatcatcaacagtTGGACCCTTAAAACTTCAGAGCAGTAGGTCCACGTCGTCTAAAGCCATGGCAGGTGGCGCGTTCACGCACTGGGATAGACCCGGGAAAGAGAAGTTGCTCATATACGTGTCCTTGTTCATATTTGGAGCGTTTGTTGGTGTGGTCATTTGA